ATGCCCAAGCTCACCCTTCTGTTCGTCGCCCTCGCGCTGGCGCTCTCTGCCTGCGATTCCGACAGCACTGACGCGCCCGTCGTCGGGGTCGTCTTCGACCCCGCGCTCCTCACCGGCTCCAACGTCATCGGCGCGGCCACGCTCGTCGATTGCACGCTGACGGACGGGACCGAGACCCGGTGCTACGAGGTCTCGTTTGGGGCCAACCCGGTCGAGGACGGGCCGTACTGCCCCCAGACCATCGATGAGGTCGGCGGCGTCGGGTTCTACGACGGCGCGACGAACCCCGGCTTCCAGGCGCTCAAGGCCGAGCTCTGGGACGCGATGGAGGCCGACGGCTACGACATCGTCGACGCTGATGGCAACGTTAATGTCGCCGATCCGGGTGCGCCCGGAGGCGTGTCGCCAGCGTGCCTCGAAGCCACGCCCGACGACGGGCTCGTACTCACGTTCACTATCCCGGCCGTCCCGACCCCACTCAGCACGCCCGACGCCATCGGGACGGTCGAATTTATAGGCCTCTCGCTCGATGGCATCCCGATCGCGGGCGTCCCACCGTCCGTCGTGGGCATGGGCGCGGGCGACCCGCGGGGCGGCAACATCCCCGCCATCGGCGGGTGC
This is a stretch of genomic DNA from Rhodothermales bacterium. It encodes these proteins:
- a CDS encoding YHYH protein, encoding MPKLTLLFVALALALSACDSDSTDAPVVGVVFDPALLTGSNVIGAATLVDCTLTDGTETRCYEVSFGANPVEDGPYCPQTIDEVGGVGFYDGATNPGFQALKAELWDAMEADGYDIVDADGNVNVADPGAPGGVSPACLEATPDDGLVLTFTIPAVPTPLSTPDAIGTVEFIGLSLDGIPIAGVPPSVVGMGAGDPRGGNIPAIGGCGGHIDPRGYLHWHLGPEEANNVLDANGITDVRCTAVPQSTTALIGFAKDGYPIYASQDAAGMPSDLDACGGHTSTTADYADEVYHYHVSSTDAPNVPSCVVGASVRQPFQFQ